A genomic segment from Bradyrhizobium sp. CB1015 encodes:
- a CDS encoding LLM class flavin-dependent oxidoreductase, with protein sequence MKFGIFYELQLPRPWAAGDELALYHNALSQMELADKLGYDHAWVVEHHFLEEYSHSPSPESFLAAASQRTKNIRLGHGILQLTTNHPARVAERVAVLDLLSNGRCEFGMGESASITELEPFGRDMETKKEVFEEAVAAIFPMFRDAGSEHHGRYFDIPLRNVVPKPVQKPHPPLWMACSQLPTIERAGRHGFGALGFQFVSADAAHAWVHAYYNAITKRLHKLADYEINPNMALVSFFMCAKTDEEARARAGGATFFQFALRFYGAAQNRQRPAPCTVNMWDEYNKWKRDNPQAQEAALRGGLIGSPETIRKKLKRFQSSHIDQVILLNQAGKNSHEHICESLELFGREVMPEFQNDPVQAEWKRGVMSGEIELEEIDTEAFTDRYGKLAINVAPAKAAAG encoded by the coding sequence ATGAAGTTCGGCATCTTCTACGAGCTGCAGCTGCCGCGGCCCTGGGCGGCGGGCGACGAGCTCGCCCTCTACCACAATGCGCTCTCGCAGATGGAGCTCGCCGACAAGCTCGGCTACGACCATGCCTGGGTGGTCGAGCATCACTTCCTCGAGGAATATTCGCACTCGCCCTCGCCGGAATCGTTCCTGGCTGCCGCAAGCCAGCGCACGAAGAACATCCGGCTCGGCCACGGCATCCTCCAGCTCACCACCAATCATCCGGCGCGCGTCGCCGAGCGTGTCGCGGTGCTGGATCTGCTTTCGAACGGCCGCTGCGAGTTCGGCATGGGCGAGAGCGCCTCGATCACCGAGCTCGAGCCGTTCGGCCGCGACATGGAGACCAAGAAGGAGGTGTTCGAGGAGGCGGTCGCGGCAATCTTCCCGATGTTTCGGGATGCCGGCAGCGAGCATCACGGCAGATATTTCGACATCCCCTTGCGCAACGTCGTGCCGAAGCCGGTGCAGAAGCCGCACCCGCCGCTGTGGATGGCCTGCTCGCAGCTGCCGACCATCGAGCGCGCCGGCCGCCACGGTTTCGGCGCGCTCGGTTTCCAGTTCGTCAGCGCGGATGCCGCACACGCCTGGGTGCACGCCTATTACAACGCCATCACCAAGCGCCTGCACAAGCTCGCCGACTACGAGATCAATCCCAACATGGCGCTGGTCTCGTTCTTCATGTGCGCCAAGACGGATGAAGAGGCGCGCGCCCGCGCCGGCGGCGCCACCTTCTTCCAGTTCGCGCTGCGCTTCTACGGCGCCGCCCAGAACCGCCAGCGCCCCGCGCCCTGCACCGTCAACATGTGGGACGAGTACAACAAGTGGAAGCGGGACAATCCGCAAGCCCAGGAGGCGGCGCTGCGCGGCGGCCTGATCGGCTCGCCGGAGACGATCCGGAAGAAGCTGAAGCGCTTCCAGTCCTCGCACATCGACCAGGTCATCCTGCTCAACCAGGCCGGCAAAAACAGCCACGAGCACATCTGCGAATCGCTCGAGCTGTTCGGCCGCGAGGTGATGCCGGAGTTCCAGAACGATCCGGTCCAGGCCGAATGGAAACGCGGCGTGATGAGCGGCGAGATCGAGCTGGAAGAGATCGACACCGAGGCCTTTACGGACCGCTACGGCAAGCTGGCGATCAACGTGGCCCCCGCGAAGGCGGCGGCGGGGTAG
- a CDS encoding DUF3618 domain-containing protein translates to MTRSVEELRRESERSRAELAATVGRLKEQISDTAEDIRHKVSPEHIKSEVTEYVSHKTQSWVEGLKQQIMENPMRAVAAGAALGVPLLRLARGMPLPLLMIGAGLALTSKTVRDRAADAAGPVMDKAGRMLDEVTEGARSMQGDAKETLSSAQSRAAGMADDAQDKAAALAADLRASAAQAASFASEKLRSGMDAAKDAVKDAVKDAAASAPDQARQTIGDNAALIGGLGIAIGAIIAAALPETKAEAKVMGGASDGVKQAAAAAMQSGFEAARDATTSAADAATQKVVEADLGGHASRVTQNMADTLKEAADDVVKAAFSPSQPNT, encoded by the coding sequence ATGACACGATCCGTGGAGGAGCTGAGACGCGAGTCCGAGCGTAGCCGCGCGGAGCTGGCGGCGACGGTCGGACGGTTGAAGGAGCAGATATCGGACACCGCCGAGGACATTCGCCACAAGGTCTCGCCTGAGCACATCAAATCCGAAGTCACCGAATACGTCAGCCACAAGACCCAGAGTTGGGTCGAAGGGCTCAAGCAACAGATCATGGAGAACCCGATGCGCGCAGTCGCCGCGGGCGCCGCACTGGGCGTTCCGTTGCTGCGGTTGGCACGGGGTATGCCGCTGCCGCTTCTCATGATCGGGGCCGGGCTGGCCCTGACGTCGAAGACGGTGCGCGATCGCGCTGCAGACGCCGCCGGTCCGGTCATGGACAAGGCGGGGCGCATGCTTGACGAGGTGACGGAGGGCGCGCGGTCCATGCAAGGCGACGCCAAGGAGACGCTATCCTCCGCCCAAAGCCGGGCCGCCGGCATGGCTGATGACGCCCAGGACAAGGCCGCTGCTCTCGCCGCTGATCTGCGGGCGAGCGCGGCGCAGGCTGCCAGCTTCGCGAGTGAAAAGCTCAGGAGCGGCATGGACGCGGCCAAGGATGCGGTCAAGGATGCGGTCAAGGATGCCGCTGCGAGCGCGCCCGACCAGGCCCGACAGACCATCGGCGACAATGCCGCGCTGATCGGAGGCTTGGGCATCGCGATCGGGGCCATCATTGCTGCGGCTCTTCCCGAGACCAAGGCTGAAGCCAAGGTGATGGGCGGAGCAAGCGACGGAGTGAAGCAGGCTGCGGCCGCTGCGATGCAATCCGGATTCGAGGCAGCGAGAGACGCGACCACATCTGCGGCCGATGCTGCGACGCAAAAGGTCGTCGAGGCAGATCTCGGCGGCCATGCCAGCCGTGTGACCCAGAACATGGCCGACACATTGAAAGAGGCTGCCGACGACGTCGTCAAAGCTGCCTTTAGCCCCTCTCAACCCAACACTTGA
- a CDS encoding phage holin family protein: protein MSIERDIKTSQSEFRAISTLLGDAMSQFAKLFQNEIDLAKAEVGEKLQKIGSALGLIVGGAVLVIPAIVMALFALSAALISAGWSQPVSYLTSAIIAAAIAAVLVAIGINRLDARHLAPRETIGQLEKDKDTVKGMVR, encoded by the coding sequence ATGAGCATCGAGCGCGATATCAAAACCAGCCAAAGCGAGTTCAGGGCGATCTCGACGCTGCTCGGCGATGCCATGTCGCAGTTCGCCAAGCTCTTCCAGAACGAGATAGACCTGGCGAAAGCGGAGGTTGGCGAGAAGCTTCAGAAGATTGGCAGCGCGCTGGGCTTGATCGTGGGTGGCGCCGTTCTGGTGATCCCGGCGATCGTGATGGCGCTTTTTGCCCTGTCCGCCGCATTGATCTCGGCGGGATGGTCGCAGCCCGTCTCTTATCTGACGTCGGCAATCATCGCGGCGGCCATTGCCGCCGTGCTGGTCGCAATCGGCATCAACCGGCTTGATGCGCGTCATCTGGCCCCCCGAGAAACGATCGGCCAACTCGAAAAGGACAAGGACACCGTGAAGGGAATGGTGCGATGA